From a single Drosophila sulfurigaster albostrigata strain 15112-1811.04 chromosome 3, ASM2355843v2, whole genome shotgun sequence genomic region:
- the LOC133845715 gene encoding uncharacterized protein LOC133845715 isoform X2: MWNVLGILLLICGVPKLNCSRFTNVECKVLDASYVNFNLCDLKVLGRGIVGLNIHAVILKEPLKVAKVNLSLWRKFNGYRPFMFNTTYDFCRFMDSGRHTLSFEKIIMDAFVEQSNINHSCPYESFIVRNLVFENKLFKYMPLPTGEYKIRIMAKANNDWKAIVQVYITIKEDI; this comes from the exons ATGTGGAATGTACTGGGGATTTTACTGCTGATCTGCGGCGTACCAAAGCTCAATTGTTCCCGTTTCACAAATGTTGAATGCAAAGTGTTGGATGCATCTTATGTTAATTTCAATCTTTGTGATCTCAAAGTGTTGGGTCGTGGAATTGTTGGATTAAACATTCATGCAGTGATATTGAAAGAACCCTTGAAAGTTGCAAAG GTGAATCTTAGTCTTTGGCGAAAATTCAATGGATATCGTCCATTTATGTTCAATACCACATACGATTTTTGTAGGTTTATGGATAGTGGAAGGCACACATTGTcctttgaaaaaataattatggaTGCTTTTGTCGAACAATCGAATATTAATCATTCATGTCCGTATGAG AGTTTTATTGTACGAAATTTGGTGTTCGAGaataaacttttcaaatacatGCCTTTGCCGACAGGGGAATATAAGATTCGAATAATGGCGAAAGCCAACAACGATTGGAAAGCAATTGTTCAAGtttatataacaattaaagaagatatttaa
- the LOC133840090 gene encoding uncharacterized protein LOC133840090, with product MWNVLGILLLICGLPKLNCSRFTNVECEVLDASYVNFNLCDLKVLGRGIVALNIHAVMLKEPIKVSKVNLSLWRKFNGYRPFMFNTTFDFCRYMAIENHKLSFEKVVMDSFVEKSNLNHSCPYESIIVRDLVFKNKLFGCMPLPTAEYKIRIMANANNDWRAIVQVYITIKEDE from the exons ATGTGGAATGTACTGGGGATTTTACTGCTGATCTGCGGCTTACCAAAGCTCAATTGTTCTCGTTTTACAAATGTTGAATGCGAAGTGTTGGATGCATCTTATGTGAATTTCAATCTTTGTGATCTTAAAGTGTTGGGCCGTGGAATTGttgcattaaatatacatGCTGTGATGTTGAAGGAACCCATAAAAGTTTCTAAG GTGAATCTCAGTCTGTGGCGAAAATTCAATGGATATCGTCCGTTTATGTTCAATACCACATTCGATTTTTGTAGGTATATGGCTATTGAAAACCACAAATTGTCTTTTGAAAAAGTAGTTATGGACTCTTTTGTGGAAAAATCTAATCTTAATCATTCCTGTCCCTATGAG AGTATAATTGTGCGGGACTTGGTGTTCAAGAATAAACTTTTCGGGTGCATGCCTTTGCCGACAGCTGAATATAAGATTCGAATTATGGCAAATGCCAACAACGATTGGAGAGCAATTGTTCAAGtttatataacaattaaaGAAGACGAATAA
- the LOC133845715 gene encoding uncharacterized protein LOC133845715 isoform X1, with translation MWNVLGILLLICGVPKLNCSRFTNVECKVLDASYVNFNLCDLNVLGRGIVALNIHAVILKEPLKVAKVNLSLWRKFNGYRPFMFNTTYDFCRFMDSGRHTLSFEKIIMDAFVEQSNINHSCPYESFIVRNLVFENKLFKYMPLPTGEYKIRIMAKANNDWKAIVQVYITIKEDI, from the exons ATGTGGAATGTACTGGGGATTTTACTGCTGATCTGCGGCGTACCAAAGCTCAATTGTTCCCGTTTCACAAATGTTGAATGCAAAGTGTTGGATGCATCTTATGTTAATTTCAATCTTTGTGATCTCAATGTGTTGGGTCGTGGAATTGTTGCATTAAACATACATGCAGTGATATTGAAAGAACCCTTAAAAGTTGCAAAG GTGAATCTTAGTCTTTGGCGAAAATTCAATGGATATCGTCCATTTATGTTCAATACCACATACGATTTTTGTAGGTTTATGGATAGTGGAAGGCACACATTGTcctttgaaaaaataattatggaTGCTTTTGTCGAACAATCGAATATTAATCATTCATGTCCGTATGAG AGTTTTATTGTACGAAATTTGGTGTTCGAGaataaacttttcaaatacatGCCTTTGCCGACAGGGGAATATAAGATTCGAATAATGGCGAAAGCCAACAACGATTGGAAAGCAATTGTTCAAGtttatataacaattaaagaagatatttaa